In a single window of the Nocardioides massiliensis genome:
- a CDS encoding zinc ribbon-containing protein produces MADPVPAGSDVSAGTYRCTQCGYELDVMSTQHLPPCPSCTNGTWQTVSGGDSVDDPYPDR; encoded by the coding sequence GTGGCCGATCCCGTCCCCGCCGGAAGCGACGTCTCCGCCGGCACCTACCGATGCACCCAGTGCGGATACGAGCTCGACGTCATGTCCACCCAGCACCTGCCCCCGTGCCCCAGCTGCACGAACGGCACCTGGCAGACGGTCTCCGGGGGCGACAGCGTGGACGATCCCTACCCCGACCGCTGA
- a CDS encoding GNAT family N-acetyltransferase: MELAEIFPPLGLHITCGDLALVGITDDLLPRLGEAAAAGIHDPEAMPFLVPWTDAPAEELPTRIATYQWSVRAAFAPESWALELAVLWRGEVIGIQAVAARDFAVCGSVSTGSWLGRAHQGQGIGTRMRQVACAFAFDHLGARQVTSSAFADNAASLRVSEKVGYRLNGTSLRERRAGECAVEQHLLLLPDDLVRPPEPLVVTGVEPVRRLLGLARDRMNPPQRSG, translated from the coding sequence ATGGAGCTGGCCGAGATCTTCCCGCCGCTGGGACTGCACATCACCTGTGGAGACCTGGCCCTGGTCGGCATCACCGACGACCTCCTTCCTCGGCTCGGGGAGGCCGCGGCCGCGGGGATCCACGACCCGGAGGCGATGCCGTTCCTGGTGCCGTGGACCGACGCACCGGCCGAGGAGCTGCCCACACGGATCGCGACCTACCAGTGGAGCGTGCGCGCAGCGTTCGCGCCGGAGTCCTGGGCCCTTGAGCTGGCGGTCCTGTGGCGCGGCGAGGTGATCGGGATCCAAGCGGTCGCGGCACGGGACTTCGCCGTCTGCGGCTCGGTGTCGACCGGGTCGTGGCTGGGACGAGCCCACCAGGGCCAGGGGATCGGCACGCGGATGCGACAGGTGGCGTGCGCCTTCGCCTTCGACCACCTCGGCGCTCGCCAGGTGACCTCGTCGGCCTTCGCCGACAACGCTGCCTCGCTGCGGGTCAGCGAGAAGGTCGGCTACCGGCTCAACGGGACATCGTTGCGTGAGCGGCGCGCGGGGGAGTGCGCCGTCGAGCAGCACCTGCTCTTGCTACCCGACGACCTCGTGCGCCCGCCCGAGCCCCTCGTCGTGACCGGTGTCGAGCCGGTGCGGCGGCTCTTGGGATTGGCGCGCGATCGGATGAACCCCCCTCAGCGGTCGGGGTAG
- a CDS encoding HNH endonuclease signature motif containing protein, whose translation MDPSSITDTAGVVDRAVVDREVAARVLREVADLLDTLAPTTDILRAAQTGRDVLDVLRVAGIAELVETNGFEDEGASTVTTWARRELRIDAAETARLRRTTRVTSVMSKVATAAAAGRLRTEHLNVFAFGLKHIGVEKMLAAEEALVDYAVTHEPGGLMSVVREMRARLHPDELDQAWLDGMDKEDLKLVRCGDGYNVTGFLGATTGAQLKAVLDSLTKPREAGDERSASERRCAGLSALLTGILDAGVLPADKGVRPHLTVTVPADVFGAAAAAAQNGATQGGAAQSQPAPADTDPFAPVARLEGYGPIGPALVGYLACLGQVTVVTTAGVAPDSGVLNVGRTRRVATLRQRKAVEAHQANRCATPACELPVEEIHHLTWWSAGGATDLDNLIGLCGPCHRLVHHGKLVITVPTSAPDSESRLEQLLREFLHPLPDQPPRRTHDLPHERPHVTPGRSYRFTTRHGDPVRRRAGSVLLTDRNLPRRE comes from the coding sequence ATGGATCCCTCCTCCATCACCGACACCGCCGGCGTGGTCGACCGCGCTGTTGTGGATCGTGAGGTCGCCGCGAGGGTGTTGCGTGAGGTCGCTGACCTGCTGGACACGCTAGCTCCGACCACGGACATTCTGCGGGCGGCGCAGACCGGGCGGGACGTGCTCGACGTGCTGCGGGTCGCCGGGATCGCGGAGCTGGTCGAGACCAACGGCTTCGAGGACGAGGGCGCTTCCACCGTCACCACGTGGGCGCGGCGGGAGCTGCGCATCGATGCCGCCGAGACCGCGCGGTTGCGGCGCACCACTCGGGTGACGTCTGTGATGAGCAAGGTCGCTACCGCGGCAGCAGCGGGTCGGTTGCGCACCGAGCACCTCAACGTGTTCGCCTTCGGCCTTAAACACATCGGGGTCGAGAAGATGCTGGCTGCCGAGGAAGCGTTGGTCGACTACGCCGTGACCCATGAGCCCGGTGGGTTGATGAGCGTGGTGCGCGAGATGCGCGCCCGACTCCATCCTGACGAGCTCGACCAAGCGTGGCTCGACGGCATGGACAAAGAAGACCTCAAACTCGTCCGCTGCGGCGACGGCTACAACGTCACCGGGTTCCTCGGCGCCACCACCGGCGCCCAGCTCAAAGCCGTCCTCGACTCACTGACCAAACCCAGGGAGGCGGGCGATGAGCGCAGTGCCTCCGAGCGTCGGTGCGCCGGACTGTCGGCGCTGCTCACCGGAATCCTCGACGCCGGTGTCCTGCCCGCCGATAAAGGCGTGCGGCCACACCTGACCGTCACCGTCCCTGCCGACGTCTTCGGTGCCGCAGCAGCCGCAGCCCAGAACGGTGCGACGCAGGGCGGTGCGGCACAGAGCCAACCTGCGCCAGCGGACACGGACCCGTTCGCGCCTGTCGCGCGACTGGAGGGGTACGGCCCGATCGGGCCCGCACTCGTCGGCTACCTCGCCTGCCTGGGACAGGTCACGGTCGTGACCACCGCCGGCGTCGCACCCGACTCCGGGGTGCTCAACGTCGGACGCACCCGCCGGGTCGCAACACTGCGGCAACGCAAGGCCGTCGAGGCCCACCAAGCCAACCGATGCGCCACACCCGCATGCGAGCTTCCGGTCGAGGAGATCCACCACCTCACCTGGTGGTCCGCCGGCGGTGCGACCGACCTGGACAACCTCATCGGACTCTGCGGGCCATGTCACCGACTGGTCCACCACGGCAAGCTCGTCATCACCGTCCCCACCAGCGCCCCGGACAGCGAGTCCCGCCTCGAGCAGCTCCTGCGCGAGTTCCTCCACCCACTCCCCGACCAGCCACCGCGCCGTACTCACGACCTGCCGCACGAACGGCCCCACGTCACACCCGGACGCAGCTACCGCTTCACCACCCGCCACGGCGACCCCGTACGCCGCCGCGCCGGCTCCGTCCTCCTCACCGACCGCAACCTCCCCCGGCGGGAGTGA
- a CDS encoding TIGR03619 family F420-dependent LLM class oxidoreductase, translating to MTDAPVAVAPELLRFAVVAAFVPTAELAPLARAADELGYDALCLGDHVVDLETIETPYPYSSSGERRWDTAMEWPDPWVMAGNLAAVTQRLSFFTSIYVTAMRNPYVVAKAVGTAAVVSGGRVKLGVGVGWCREEFELLEADFSTRGKRTDEALALLRRLWTEPWVSSEGPFYPAPRLTMRPMPPVEVPILVGGLSDVAIRRAARHDGWISDIMPTDDAIAVAGRLAALRDADAPRAEVVVALNDALVADDFARAAVGGVTEVMTQPWYYYHGRDASLEQKIDGLERFKRDVLDPLRG from the coding sequence GTGACTGACGCCCCCGTTGCCGTCGCCCCGGAGCTGCTGCGGTTCGCCGTGGTGGCCGCGTTCGTGCCGACGGCCGAGCTCGCGCCGCTCGCGCGCGCGGCCGACGAGCTCGGCTACGACGCGCTGTGTCTGGGTGACCACGTCGTCGACCTCGAGACCATCGAGACGCCGTACCCCTACAGCTCCTCGGGCGAGCGCCGCTGGGACACCGCGATGGAGTGGCCCGACCCCTGGGTCATGGCCGGCAACCTCGCCGCGGTCACGCAGCGGTTGTCGTTCTTCACATCGATCTATGTGACGGCCATGCGCAACCCGTACGTCGTGGCGAAGGCGGTCGGCACCGCGGCGGTGGTCAGCGGCGGGCGGGTGAAGCTCGGCGTCGGGGTGGGGTGGTGCCGCGAGGAGTTCGAGCTCCTGGAGGCGGACTTCTCCACGCGTGGCAAGCGCACCGACGAGGCGCTCGCGCTGCTACGCCGGTTGTGGACCGAGCCGTGGGTGAGCAGCGAGGGGCCGTTCTACCCAGCACCGCGGTTGACGATGCGGCCGATGCCGCCGGTCGAGGTGCCGATCCTCGTCGGTGGGCTGTCGGACGTCGCCATCCGTCGGGCAGCGCGTCACGACGGATGGATCAGCGACATCATGCCGACCGACGACGCGATCGCGGTGGCCGGTCGACTCGCCGCCCTACGCGACGCGGACGCGCCGCGCGCAGAGGTCGTGGTCGCGCTCAACGACGCGCTCGTGGCGGATGACTTCGCGCGCGCCGCCGTCGGCGGCGTCACCGAGGTGATGACCCAGCCCTGGTACTACTACCACGGTCGCGACGCGAGCCTCGAGCAGAAGATCGACGGGCTCGAGCGCTTCAAGCGCGACGTCCTGGACCCGCTGCGCGGGTGA
- the glgP gene encoding alpha-glucan family phosphorylase: MRAIRRFTVRPVLPEPVAALGELAGNLRWSWHPETQDVFAAVDPERWESTGRDPVRLLGEVGSARLEELSTDAAFLERLDAAAADLRHYLDAPRWYQRTVGEDGPQGIAYFSPEYGITAVLPQYSGGLGILAGDHLKTASDLGVPLIGVGLLYRHGYFRQSLSREGWQQERYPVLDPDGLPLTLLREVSTGSTDPGEPVRIEIGMAGGQTLAARVFLARVGRVPLLLLDTDLEENPAELREVTDRLYGGTTEHRIRQEILLGIGGVRAVRAYCRITGAPAPEVFHTNEGHAGFLGLERIRELTVAESGPGLSFEAAVEVARAGTVFTTHTPVPAGIDRFSRDLVAQYFADGEGPVPGVPADRLLALGAEDYDGGDPGVFNMAVMGFRLAQRANGVSQLHGEVSRGMFSGLWPAFDETEVPIGSITNGVHAPTWVAREVLELVAREGADLDAGGPDAWDVVDRVPGDVVWSLKRQLRERLVHDVRRRLAKSWSERGATPAELGWVDDVLDPDVLTIGFARRVPSYKRLTLMLRDPERLRALLLHPERPVQLVIAGKAHPADEGGKRLIQEIVRFADAEDVRHRIVFLPNYDIAMAQPLYPGCDVWLNNPLRPYEACGTSGMKAALNGGLNLSILDGWWDEWYDGENGWAIPSADGVEDPDRRDDLEATALYELIENEVAPRFYDTSHDGLPLRWIEMVRHTLKSLGPKVLATRMLRDYVRDLYVPAARSARDINHDFAGAVELAGWKSRVRSAWDGVRIDHVDSAGVSDVAQVGDQLSVTAYVSLGELAPEDVEVQVVHGRVRGTEDTLADPVVAPLEHAEAYEGGRHRYAATVPLDRAGPFGYTVRVLPRHARLTAPAELGCVTWAE; this comes from the coding sequence GTGCGTGCCATCCGTCGCTTCACCGTCCGTCCCGTCCTGCCCGAGCCGGTCGCCGCGCTCGGTGAGCTCGCCGGGAACCTCCGCTGGTCGTGGCACCCCGAGACGCAGGACGTCTTCGCTGCGGTCGACCCCGAGCGGTGGGAGTCCACCGGCCGCGACCCGGTCCGACTGCTGGGCGAGGTGGGCTCGGCGCGGCTGGAGGAGCTGAGCACCGACGCGGCGTTCCTCGAGCGACTCGACGCGGCCGCCGCCGACCTGCGCCACTACCTGGACGCGCCGCGCTGGTACCAGCGCACCGTCGGCGAGGACGGCCCGCAGGGCATCGCCTACTTCTCGCCGGAGTACGGCATCACCGCGGTCCTGCCGCAGTACTCCGGGGGCCTGGGGATCCTGGCCGGTGACCACCTCAAGACCGCCAGCGACCTCGGCGTACCCCTCATCGGGGTCGGGCTGCTCTACCGGCACGGCTACTTCCGCCAGTCGCTGTCGCGCGAGGGGTGGCAGCAGGAGCGCTACCCGGTCCTCGACCCCGACGGGCTGCCGCTGACGCTGCTGCGCGAGGTCTCGACCGGCTCGACCGACCCGGGGGAGCCGGTGCGCATCGAGATCGGCATGGCCGGCGGCCAGACGCTGGCCGCCCGGGTCTTCCTCGCGCGGGTGGGCCGCGTGCCGCTGCTGCTGCTCGACACCGACCTCGAGGAGAACCCGGCTGAGCTGCGCGAGGTGACCGACCGGTTGTACGGCGGCACGACCGAGCACCGCATCCGCCAGGAGATCCTGCTGGGCATCGGCGGCGTCCGCGCCGTGCGCGCGTACTGCCGCATCACCGGCGCCCCGGCGCCGGAGGTGTTCCATACCAACGAGGGCCACGCCGGCTTCCTCGGCCTGGAGCGCATCCGTGAGCTGACCGTTGCCGAGAGTGGACCCGGGCTCAGCTTCGAGGCGGCCGTCGAGGTTGCCCGTGCCGGCACGGTGTTCACCACCCACACGCCGGTCCCGGCCGGCATCGACCGGTTCTCCCGCGACCTCGTCGCGCAGTACTTCGCCGACGGCGAGGGACCCGTGCCCGGTGTCCCCGCCGACCGCCTTCTCGCGCTCGGTGCCGAGGACTACGACGGCGGCGACCCGGGCGTGTTCAACATGGCGGTCATGGGCTTCCGCCTCGCCCAGCGCGCCAACGGCGTCTCGCAGCTGCACGGTGAGGTCAGCCGCGGGATGTTCTCCGGTCTGTGGCCGGCCTTCGACGAGACCGAGGTCCCGATCGGCTCGATCACCAACGGCGTGCACGCGCCCACCTGGGTCGCGCGCGAGGTGCTGGAGCTCGTCGCCCGCGAGGGCGCCGACCTCGACGCGGGCGGACCCGACGCCTGGGACGTCGTGGACCGGGTCCCCGGCGACGTCGTCTGGTCGCTGAAGCGTCAGCTGCGCGAGCGTCTCGTGCACGACGTACGCCGTCGGCTGGCCAAGTCGTGGAGCGAGCGAGGCGCGACACCGGCCGAGCTGGGCTGGGTCGACGACGTCCTCGACCCCGACGTGCTCACCATCGGCTTCGCCCGGCGCGTGCCCTCCTACAAGCGGCTCACCTTGATGCTGCGCGACCCCGAGCGGCTGCGCGCGTTGCTGCTGCACCCCGAGCGCCCCGTCCAGCTGGTCATCGCCGGCAAGGCCCACCCGGCCGACGAGGGCGGCAAGCGGTTGATCCAGGAGATCGTGCGCTTCGCCGACGCCGAGGACGTCCGTCACCGGATCGTCTTCCTGCCGAACTACGACATCGCCATGGCGCAGCCGCTCTACCCGGGTTGCGACGTGTGGCTCAACAACCCGCTGCGCCCCTACGAGGCCTGCGGCACCTCGGGGATGAAGGCTGCGCTCAATGGCGGACTGAACCTCTCGATCCTCGACGGCTGGTGGGACGAGTGGTACGACGGTGAGAACGGCTGGGCGATCCCGTCGGCGGATGGGGTCGAGGACCCCGACCGGCGTGACGACCTCGAGGCGACGGCGCTCTACGAGCTGATCGAGAACGAGGTCGCGCCGCGCTTCTACGACACCAGCCACGACGGCCTGCCGCTGCGCTGGATCGAGATGGTGCGGCACACGCTGAAGTCGCTCGGCCCCAAGGTGCTGGCGACCCGGATGCTGCGCGACTACGTCCGCGACCTCTACGTCCCGGCGGCCCGGTCGGCCAGGGACATCAACCACGACTTCGCCGGTGCTGTCGAGCTCGCGGGCTGGAAGAGCCGGGTGCGCTCGGCGTGGGACGGCGTCCGCATCGACCACGTCGACTCCGCCGGCGTCAGCGACGTCGCCCAGGTGGGCGACCAGCTGTCCGTGACGGCGTACGTCTCGCTGGGGGAGTTGGCCCCCGAGGACGTCGAGGTGCAGGTCGTCCATGGGCGGGTCCGGGGGACGGAGGACACCCTCGCCGACCCGGTCGTCGCGCCGCTGGAGCACGCGGAGGCCTACGAGGGCGGTCGGCACCGGTACGCCGCGACCGTTCCACTCGACCGCGCCGGACCGTTCGGCTACACCGTCCGGGTGCTGCCGCGGCACGCGAGGCTCACCGCTCCCGCTGAGCTGGGCTGCGTCACCTGGGCGGAATGA
- a CDS encoding alpha-1,4-glucan--maltose-1-phosphate maltosyltransferase: MVGRIPVMDVAPVVELGRYPAKAAVGEPFTVSALVFREGHDQLDADVVLTGPDGKDRAPVRMQRVEGDDVDRWAATVVCDEVGPWSFTIRAWSDPLATWDHDAGIKVPAGIDVELMFTEGALLLDRVADSLPKRGRDRRTVTDAAKALRDTTRPPGARLSAWADPALTAVLHAHPLRDLLSTEGPYPLFADRSRALVGSWYEFFPRSEGAYVDPTTGKTVSGTFRTAAERLHGVAAMGFDVVYLPPIHPIGKVNRKGPNNTLTPGPDDVGSPWAIGSDEGGHDAIHPDLGTFDDFDAFVARAGDLGLEIALDLALQAAPDHPWVKSNPEWFTTRADGSIAYAENPPKKYQDIYPINFDNDPEGIYAEVLRVVRLWMDHGVRIFRVDNPHTKPVAFWERLLAEIRGTDPDVVFLSEAFTKPPMMRALGTVGFHQSYTYFTWRTGKQELGDYLTELSQETAHVLRPNLFVNTPDILHASLQYGGPAAFKLRAVLAATASPSWGVYAGYELFEHVAVRPGSEEYLDSEKYQIRIRDWESAEAEGRSLAPYLRRLNEIRRAHPALQQLRNLHVHGSDDDAILVFSKTDLGDTSDERDTVIVVVNVDPHATRETTVHLDLPALGMEWDEGFAVHDELSGQTWHWSAHNYVRLDPHHEPAHVLTVRRTR, encoded by the coding sequence ATGGTCGGACGCATCCCCGTCATGGACGTGGCCCCGGTGGTCGAGCTGGGCAGGTACCCCGCGAAAGCCGCCGTCGGCGAACCCTTCACCGTCAGCGCACTGGTCTTCCGGGAGGGACACGACCAGCTCGACGCCGACGTCGTGCTGACCGGACCCGACGGCAAGGACCGGGCGCCGGTGCGGATGCAGCGCGTCGAGGGTGACGACGTCGACCGCTGGGCGGCGACGGTCGTCTGCGACGAGGTCGGTCCGTGGAGCTTCACCATCCGCGCCTGGAGCGACCCGCTGGCCACCTGGGACCACGACGCCGGCATCAAGGTCCCCGCCGGCATCGACGTCGAGCTGATGTTCACCGAGGGCGCACTCCTGCTGGACCGCGTCGCCGACAGCCTGCCCAAGCGCGGCCGCGACCGGCGTACCGTCACCGACGCCGCCAAGGCGCTGCGCGACACCACGCGCCCGCCCGGGGCCCGGCTGAGCGCCTGGGCCGACCCCGCGCTGACCGCCGTCCTGCACGCGCACCCGCTGCGCGACCTGCTCAGCACCGAGGGTCCCTACCCGCTCTTCGCCGACCGCTCCCGCGCGCTGGTCGGCTCCTGGTACGAGTTCTTCCCCCGCTCCGAGGGGGCGTACGTCGACCCGACCACCGGGAAGACGGTCAGCGGCACCTTCCGCACCGCGGCCGAGCGCCTCCACGGCGTGGCCGCGATGGGCTTCGACGTCGTCTACCTCCCCCCGATCCACCCGATCGGCAAGGTCAACCGCAAGGGCCCCAACAACACCCTCACCCCGGGCCCCGACGACGTGGGCTCGCCCTGGGCGATCGGCTCCGACGAGGGGGGCCACGACGCCATCCACCCCGACCTCGGCACGTTCGACGACTTCGACGCCTTCGTCGCGCGGGCCGGAGACCTGGGCCTCGAGATCGCCCTCGACCTCGCGCTCCAGGCAGCACCCGACCACCCCTGGGTGAAGTCCAACCCCGAGTGGTTCACCACGCGCGCCGACGGCTCGATCGCCTACGCGGAGAACCCGCCGAAGAAGTACCAGGACATCTATCCCATCAACTTCGACAACGACCCCGAGGGGATCTACGCCGAGGTGCTGCGGGTGGTGCGGCTGTGGATGGACCACGGCGTGCGCATCTTCCGCGTCGACAACCCGCACACCAAGCCGGTGGCCTTCTGGGAGCGATTGCTCGCCGAGATCCGGGGCACTGACCCCGACGTGGTCTTCTTGTCCGAGGCGTTCACGAAGCCCCCGATGATGCGCGCCCTGGGCACCGTGGGGTTCCACCAGTCCTACACCTACTTCACCTGGCGCACCGGCAAGCAGGAGCTCGGCGACTACCTCACCGAGCTGTCGCAGGAGACCGCGCACGTGCTGCGGCCGAACCTGTTCGTCAACACCCCCGACATCCTCCACGCCTCCCTGCAGTACGGCGGTCCGGCGGCGTTCAAGCTGCGCGCGGTGCTGGCCGCGACCGCGTCGCCGAGCTGGGGCGTGTACGCCGGCTACGAGCTCTTCGAGCACGTGGCGGTCCGTCCCGGCAGCGAGGAGTACCTCGACTCGGAGAAGTACCAGATCCGCATCCGCGACTGGGAGTCCGCCGAGGCCGAGGGTCGCTCCCTCGCGCCGTACCTGCGCCGCCTCAACGAGATCCGGCGTGCGCACCCGGCGCTGCAGCAGCTGCGCAACCTGCACGTCCACGGCAGTGACGACGACGCGATCCTGGTGTTCAGCAAGACCGACCTGGGTGACACCAGCGACGAGCGCGACACCGTGATCGTCGTGGTCAACGTCGACCCGCACGCGACTCGCGAGACCACCGTCCACCTCGACCTTCCGGCGCTGGGCATGGAGTGGGACGAGGGCTTCGCCGTCCATGACGAGCTCAGTGGCCAGACCTGGCACTGGAGCGCGCACAACTACGTGCGCCTCGATCCCCACCACGAGCCCGCCCACGTCCTGACGGTCAGGAGGACCCGTTGA
- the treS gene encoding maltose alpha-D-glucosyltransferase, translated as MGKEGPVGQGGGSQVLGEEPEWFKTAVFYEVLVRTFYDSDGDGVGDFVGLTEKLDYLQWLGVDCLWVPPFFTSPLRDGGYDVADYTGVLPEVGTIDDFQAFLDAAHSRGIRVIIDFVMNHTSDQHPWFQASRTDPEGEYGDFYVWSDTDELYSEARIIFVDTEPSNWTWDPVRQQYFWHRFFHHQPDLNFDNPKVHDAMLEALSFWLDMGIDGFRLDAVPYLYERPGTNGENLPETHEFLKKVRRYVDEHYPGRVLLCEANQWPADVVEYFGDFEVGGDECHMAFHFPVMPRIFMGVRRESRFPISEIMAQTPAIPSGCQWGIFLRNHDELTLEMVTDEDRDYMWGEYAKDPRMKANIGIRRRLAPLLDNDINQMELFTALLLSLPGSPVLYYGDEIGMGDNIWLGDRDGVRTPMQWTPDRNAGFSKATPGKLHLPVNQDPVFGYQRVNVETELDNPSSLLHWTRRMIHARRDHPAFGLGDFTDLGGSNPSVLSYIRHHVAPDGTEDIVLCVNNLSRFPQPVELDLRRFEGRVPIELLGGVRFPAIGELPYLLTLGAYGFYWFRIPTDDAPDPTYGIPAGGID; from the coding sequence ATCGGCAAGGAAGGCCCGGTCGGCCAGGGCGGTGGGAGTCAGGTGCTGGGCGAGGAGCCCGAGTGGTTCAAGACCGCCGTCTTCTACGAGGTCCTCGTCCGCACCTTCTACGACTCCGACGGCGACGGCGTCGGTGACTTCGTCGGGCTGACGGAGAAGCTCGACTACCTGCAGTGGCTCGGCGTCGACTGCCTGTGGGTGCCGCCGTTCTTCACCTCCCCCCTGCGTGACGGCGGCTACGACGTCGCCGACTACACGGGCGTCCTGCCGGAGGTCGGCACGATCGACGACTTCCAGGCCTTCCTCGACGCCGCTCACAGCCGCGGCATCCGCGTGATCATCGACTTCGTCATGAACCACACCAGCGACCAGCACCCGTGGTTCCAGGCCTCGCGCACCGACCCCGAGGGCGAGTACGGCGACTTCTACGTCTGGTCCGACACCGACGAGCTCTACTCCGAGGCACGGATCATCTTCGTCGACACCGAGCCGTCGAACTGGACCTGGGACCCGGTGCGCCAGCAGTACTTCTGGCACCGGTTCTTCCATCACCAGCCGGACCTGAACTTCGACAACCCCAAGGTCCACGACGCGATGCTCGAGGCGCTGTCGTTCTGGCTCGACATGGGCATCGACGGGTTCCGCCTCGACGCGGTGCCCTACCTCTACGAGCGTCCCGGCACCAACGGCGAGAACCTCCCCGAGACCCACGAGTTCCTCAAGAAGGTCCGTCGCTACGTCGACGAGCACTACCCGGGCCGGGTGCTCCTGTGCGAGGCCAACCAATGGCCGGCCGACGTCGTGGAGTACTTCGGTGACTTCGAGGTCGGCGGCGACGAGTGCCACATGGCCTTCCACTTCCCGGTGATGCCGCGCATCTTCATGGGCGTACGCCGCGAGTCGCGCTTCCCGATCTCCGAGATCATGGCGCAGACCCCGGCCATCCCCTCGGGCTGCCAGTGGGGCATCTTCCTGCGCAACCACGACGAGCTGACCCTCGAGATGGTCACCGACGAGGACCGCGACTACATGTGGGGCGAGTACGCCAAGGACCCGCGCATGAAGGCCAACATCGGCATCCGCCGGCGCCTGGCCCCGCTGCTCGACAACGACATCAACCAGATGGAGCTCTTCACCGCGCTGCTGCTGTCGCTGCCGGGCTCGCCGGTGCTCTACTACGGCGACGAGATCGGCATGGGCGACAACATCTGGCTCGGCGACCGCGACGGCGTGCGTACGCCGATGCAGTGGACGCCCGACCGCAACGCCGGATTCTCGAAGGCGACGCCCGGCAAGCTGCACCTGCCGGTCAACCAGGACCCGGTGTTCGGCTACCAGCGCGTCAACGTCGAGACCGAGCTGGACAACCCGTCCTCGCTGCTGCACTGGACCCGGCGGATGATCCACGCCCGGCGCGACCACCCGGCCTTCGGCCTCGGCGACTTCACCGACCTGGGCGGCTCGAACCCCAGCGTCCTGTCCTACATCCGTCACCACGTCGCACCCGATGGGACCGAGGACATCGTGTTGTGCGTCAACAACCTCTCGCGGTTCCCGCAGCCGGTCGAGCTGGACCTGCGCCGGTTCGAGGGGCGCGTCCCGATCGAGCTGCTCGGCGGCGTGCGCTTCCCCGCGATCGGTGAGCTGCCCTACCTCCTGACGCTCGGCGCCTACGGCTTCTACTGGTTCCGCATCCCGACCGACGACGCCCCCGACCCGACGTACGGCATCCCCGCTGGAGGGATCGACTGA